Proteins encoded by one window of Acidipropionibacterium virtanenii:
- a CDS encoding 5-(carboxyamino)imidazole ribonucleotide synthase, with the protein MMHQAAIRLGIRTRLLATGPDESAAQVMSDVVIGSHLDRRAVLDFARGCDVVTFDHEHVPTEYLRELEEMGVAVRPGSEALVHAQDKAVMRQRAGDDGVPCPQWEVCGGPESMVAFGERVGWPVIAKTSRGGYDGKGVWKVDGPDDVAEPFEAMGGLADGQQPIRILAEEYVDFTRELSAIVVRSPSGQAVAYPVSESVQEDGICTETITPAPGMSDRRAAGIQQMALEIAGRLGVVGVLAVELMERADGEVVVNELAMRPHNTGHWTIDGAVTSQFENHIRAVLDLPLGDPSLRAPVVVMANVLGGSEPDLTGALQHCFARDRGLHVELYGKEVRPGRKVGHVTCVGTDVEEVRRRARHAAGYLMGDRNA; encoded by the coding sequence ATGATGCACCAGGCCGCGATCCGGCTGGGGATCCGCACCCGGCTGCTGGCCACCGGGCCGGACGAGTCGGCGGCCCAGGTGATGAGCGACGTGGTGATCGGCTCCCATCTGGACAGGCGGGCGGTGCTTGACTTCGCCCGAGGATGCGACGTCGTCACCTTCGACCATGAGCACGTCCCCACTGAGTACCTGCGGGAGCTGGAGGAGATGGGCGTGGCGGTGCGCCCCGGGTCCGAGGCTCTGGTGCATGCCCAGGACAAGGCGGTGATGCGGCAGCGCGCCGGTGACGACGGCGTCCCCTGCCCGCAGTGGGAGGTGTGCGGCGGGCCCGAGTCGATGGTCGCCTTCGGAGAGCGGGTCGGCTGGCCGGTGATCGCCAAGACGTCGCGCGGCGGCTACGACGGCAAGGGCGTGTGGAAGGTCGATGGGCCCGACGATGTGGCCGAGCCCTTCGAGGCGATGGGGGGCCTGGCAGACGGGCAGCAGCCGATCCGCATCCTGGCCGAGGAGTATGTCGACTTCACCCGTGAGCTGTCGGCGATCGTGGTGCGTTCGCCGTCGGGTCAGGCGGTGGCCTATCCGGTGAGCGAATCGGTGCAGGAGGACGGCATCTGCACCGAGACCATCACACCGGCCCCGGGGATGAGCGACCGGCGGGCCGCCGGGATTCAGCAGATGGCGCTGGAGATCGCAGGGCGGCTGGGAGTCGTGGGGGTGCTGGCGGTCGAGCTGATGGAGCGGGCCGACGGCGAGGTCGTCGTCAACGAGCTCGCGATGCGGCCCCACAACACCGGCCACTGGACCATCGACGGCGCCGTCACCAGCCAGTTCGAGAACCACATCAGGGCGGTGCTGGATCTGCCTCTGGGTGATCCCTCGCTGAGGGCCCCGGTGGTCGTGATGGCCAATGTGCTGGGTGGGTCGGAGCCCGACCTGACCGGCGCACTGCAGCACTGCTTCGCCCGGGATCGCGGGCTTCATGTGGAGCTGTACGGCAAGGAGGTGCGTCCCGGACGCAAGGTGGGCCATGTCACCTGCGTCGGAACCGACGTCGAGGAGGTGCGGCGCCGGGCCCGGCATGCCGCCGGATATCTGATGGGAGACCGGAATGCCTGA
- the purE gene encoding 5-(carboxyamino)imidazole ribonucleotide mutase, which produces MPENRKNARSTAPRRTKSEPRTKARRVAGDDVAAPRVSIVMGSDSDWPTMEPAALVLGEFGVPFEADVVSAHRMPEQMVEFGRGAHERGIQVIIAGAGGAAHLPGMLAALTPLPVVGVPVPLAHLDGMDSLLSIVQMPGGVPVATVGVGNAKNAGLLAVRILASGDSELTVKMVDYQSQLRDIATAKGEKVRKHSSS; this is translated from the coding sequence ATGCCTGAGAACAGGAAGAACGCCAGGAGCACGGCGCCGAGGCGGACCAAGTCCGAGCCGCGCACCAAGGCGCGCCGGGTGGCGGGCGATGACGTCGCGGCGCCCAGGGTGTCGATCGTGATGGGTTCGGACTCCGACTGGCCGACGATGGAGCCCGCCGCCCTGGTCCTCGGCGAGTTCGGGGTGCCCTTCGAGGCCGATGTGGTCTCGGCCCACCGGATGCCCGAGCAGATGGTGGAGTTCGGACGGGGGGCTCATGAACGGGGCATCCAGGTGATCATCGCCGGTGCCGGCGGGGCGGCCCACCTGCCCGGCATGCTGGCGGCCCTCACCCCGCTGCCGGTGGTGGGGGTCCCGGTTCCGCTGGCCCATCTGGACGGGATGGACTCGTTGCTGTCGATCGTGCAGATGCCCGGCGGGGTGCCGGTGGCCACTGTGGGGGTGGGCAATGCCAAGAACGCCGGCCTGCTGGCGGTGCGGATCCTCGCCTCCGGGGACTCGGAGCTCACCGTGAAGATGGTGGACTACCAGTCCCAGCTGCGTGACATCGCGACCGCCAAAGGGGAGAAGGTCCGCAAACACTCCAGTTCTTGA
- a CDS encoding LCP family protein, which yields MLVLWLVWLLVVPVIAVVRSGTVEATPDGDRPDQQPGTATLLVGSDRRDDLTAEEQRKLGTGTAEGTRTDTMLILYTPPSGSSVLVSLPRDSYVPIPGHGRNKLNAAYSIGGAPLLMQTVEQVTGLRMDGYLEIGFGGFVDMVDAVGGVNVCLDKAMVDRDSHTDLEAGCQDLDGLEALGYVRMRKADAQGDLGRVKRQQEIIGKVAKKVLTPWTLINPVRYWKVNMAAAGAVRRGDNTSVFTMVKAGIGMVKVTGSDGIKMTVPVSDADAYTSAGSSVLWDTTRCKALFNALAEGDTSVAKQYAK from the coding sequence CTGCTGGTGCTGTGGCTCGTCTGGCTGCTCGTGGTGCCCGTGATCGCCGTCGTCCGCTCCGGCACCGTGGAGGCCACGCCCGACGGCGACCGGCCCGACCAGCAGCCCGGCACCGCCACCCTGCTGGTCGGCAGCGATCGCCGCGACGACCTCACCGCGGAGGAGCAGCGCAAGCTCGGCACCGGCACCGCCGAAGGCACCCGCACCGACACCATGCTCATCCTGTACACCCCGCCCTCGGGCAGCAGCGTGCTCGTCTCCCTGCCCCGCGACTCCTACGTGCCGATCCCAGGACATGGCCGCAACAAGCTCAACGCCGCCTACTCGATCGGCGGCGCACCCCTGCTGATGCAGACCGTGGAGCAGGTCACCGGGCTGCGGATGGACGGCTACCTGGAGATCGGCTTCGGCGGATTCGTCGACATGGTCGACGCCGTGGGCGGGGTCAACGTCTGCCTGGACAAGGCCATGGTCGACCGTGACTCGCACACCGATCTGGAGGCCGGCTGCCAGGACCTGGACGGTCTGGAGGCCCTGGGCTACGTCCGGATGCGCAAGGCCGACGCCCAGGGCGACCTCGGACGGGTCAAGCGGCAGCAGGAGATCATCGGCAAGGTGGCGAAGAAGGTCCTCACCCCGTGGACGCTCATCAATCCGGTGCGTTACTGGAAGGTCAACATGGCAGCCGCCGGCGCCGTCCGGCGCGGCGACAACACCTCCGTGTTCACCATGGTCAAAGCGGGTATCGGGATGGTCAAGGTGACCGGATCCGACGGGATCAAGATGACGGTCCCGGTCTCCGACGCCGACGCCTACACGTCGGCCGGCTCCTCGGTGCTGTGGGACACCACCAGATGCAAGGCGCTCTTCAACGCCCTGGCCGAGGGGGACACCTCGGTGGCGAAGCAGTACGCGAAATAG
- a CDS encoding glycosyltransferase family 2 protein has protein sequence MSAHLAPPVSVVMPVREEERYLASSVDGILAQGYPGEMEVILVVAPGGDATETIAESLAASDDRIRVVTNPGSTTPRALNLGVAAASHDIIVRVDAHGELAPEYIATAVELLERTGAANVGGMMDARGRTPFEQAVAVAYTSRLGLGGSSFHLAGSPEGPAETVFLGVFRKKDLVAVGGFDPTFDRAQDWELNYRLRQSGRQVWFSPRLKVTYRPRSSISALGRQFFRTGQWRREVMRRHRDSVNLRYLVAPATVGACAAGAGLGVAGAVRALRGRGCGMLFGWALPMGYLAAMGLGSALMPRTMSREVRARLPLVLAVMHFSWGAGFLIGLSASREESASDDSPLMD, from the coding sequence ATGTCAGCTCATCTCGCCCCACCGGTCAGCGTCGTGATGCCGGTCCGTGAGGAGGAGAGATATCTCGCCTCCTCCGTCGACGGAATCCTGGCCCAGGGCTACCCGGGTGAGATGGAGGTGATCCTCGTGGTGGCCCCCGGCGGCGACGCCACTGAGACGATCGCCGAGTCGCTGGCGGCCTCCGATGACCGTATCCGGGTGGTGACCAATCCGGGGTCGACCACCCCGAGGGCGCTGAACCTCGGGGTCGCGGCGGCCAGCCACGACATCATCGTGCGGGTGGACGCCCACGGAGAGCTCGCCCCGGAATACATCGCCACGGCTGTGGAACTGCTCGAACGGACCGGTGCGGCGAATGTCGGAGGAATGATGGACGCCCGCGGCCGGACCCCCTTCGAGCAGGCGGTGGCGGTGGCCTACACCTCCCGGCTGGGCCTGGGAGGGTCCTCCTTCCACCTTGCGGGCTCTCCGGAAGGACCCGCTGAGACCGTCTTTCTCGGGGTCTTCCGCAAGAAGGACCTGGTGGCCGTCGGCGGTTTCGATCCGACCTTCGACCGTGCCCAGGACTGGGAGCTCAACTACCGGCTGCGTCAGTCGGGGCGTCAGGTGTGGTTCAGTCCCCGGCTCAAGGTGACCTATCGCCCACGGTCCAGCATCAGTGCCCTGGGCCGCCAGTTCTTCCGGACCGGTCAGTGGCGTCGCGAGGTCATGAGGCGTCATCGCGATTCGGTGAACCTGCGTTACCTGGTGGCCCCGGCCACGGTGGGGGCCTGCGCCGCCGGTGCCGGTCTCGGCGTCGCCGGTGCGGTGAGGGCTCTGAGGGGACGCGGCTGCGGGATGCTGTTCGGATGGGCGTTGCCGATGGGATACCTGGCCGCGATGGGACTGGGATCGGCCCTGATGCCCAGGACGATGTCGCGAGAGGTGCGGGCCCGCCTGCCTCTGGTGCTGGCGGTGATGCACTTCAGCTGGGGGGCCGGGTTCCTGATCGGGCTGTCCGCCTCCCGCGAGGAGTCGGCCTCCGACGACAGCCCCCTGATGGACTGA
- a CDS encoding TIGR03089 family protein → MVQLSSTPSHSVPVPRRAGVPATGPVAGLELRRQDASPLLTWYRGPDRVELSGRTVGGWVAKTVHLMAEEGIVPGDRVGLPLLAHHRLHWVSLTWLLACWWAGAVPVVRERAAEPPTDLEVSGPDPAGSDPRVPLVQCSLNPLGGPCRNPAPGAIDFSDALAMPDEMPAPAPADPARPGMEGMASLTGAGLDAAARIDRRLLIAGTPEPDELALLLAGCLAGSGSLILVEEMPSGSTGQQLAEQEGAEIAL, encoded by the coding sequence ATGGTTCAGCTGTCATCCACCCCGTCGCACTCCGTTCCGGTCCCCCGCCGTGCCGGCGTCCCCGCCACCGGGCCAGTCGCCGGGCTGGAGCTCCGCCGTCAGGACGCCTCCCCGCTCCTCACCTGGTACCGGGGGCCGGACCGCGTGGAGCTGTCGGGACGCACGGTCGGCGGCTGGGTGGCCAAGACCGTCCACCTCATGGCCGAGGAGGGGATCGTCCCCGGAGATCGGGTGGGGCTGCCTCTGCTCGCCCACCACCGGCTGCACTGGGTCAGCCTCACCTGGCTTCTGGCGTGCTGGTGGGCAGGGGCCGTGCCGGTGGTCCGCGAGCGCGCCGCCGAGCCGCCCACCGATCTGGAGGTCAGCGGTCCGGACCCGGCGGGCAGCGACCCCCGGGTGCCGCTGGTGCAGTGCTCGTTGAACCCCCTGGGCGGGCCCTGTCGCAATCCGGCTCCCGGAGCGATCGATTTCAGCGACGCGCTCGCCATGCCCGACGAGATGCCCGCGCCGGCTCCGGCCGACCCCGCCCGCCCGGGGATGGAGGGAATGGCGTCACTGACCGGGGCAGGTCTGGACGCCGCCGCCCGGATCGACCGCCGTCTGCTGATCGCCGGGACCCCCGAACCGGATGAACTGGCTCTGCTCCTGGCGGGATGCCTGGCCGGATCCGGATCGCTCATTCTGGTGGAGGAGATGCCCTCCGGGTCCACCGGGCAACAGCTGGCGGAGCAGGAGGGCGCCGAGATCGCGCTCTGA
- a CDS encoding mannose-1-phosphate guanylyltransferase, protein MRHVLIIAGGSGTRLWPLSRQGEPKQLLDLIDGLSLLRMSYERVKGLVPDENILVCTGSAYADVVSSQLPELPRQNILGEPVGRDSLNAVAWPAALIADRDPDAVIATVTADHIIRPVDDFRAALDRAFQLAEEDAELMVTFGVVPTEPNTGYGYLHRGLRLPGGQGACDVLEFAEKPSLELARRYLDSGEYWWNSGMFVWRAATLLDVLAELRPRTRSAIEDLVADPSRLVEIYPTLEKISVDFAVMEPVSLGRAGARVVAVPLDIQWYDVGSFESLAPHLPDDRHGNHVGGLTVSLDSDGNLLINQRPNAVLAVAGLHRMAVVATDRATLVVPLSESQKVKDLVAEVAAQVGGEFA, encoded by the coding sequence ATGCGCCATGTACTGATCATCGCCGGCGGCTCGGGCACCAGGTTGTGGCCGCTGTCGCGGCAGGGCGAGCCCAAACAGCTCCTCGATCTCATCGACGGTCTCAGCCTGTTGAGGATGTCCTATGAGCGGGTGAAGGGTCTGGTCCCCGACGAGAACATCCTGGTCTGCACGGGCAGCGCCTACGCCGATGTCGTCTCCTCCCAGTTGCCCGAGCTGCCGAGGCAGAACATCCTCGGGGAGCCGGTGGGCAGGGACTCCCTCAACGCGGTCGCATGGCCTGCCGCCCTCATCGCCGACAGGGATCCCGATGCGGTGATCGCCACGGTCACCGCCGACCACATCATCCGGCCGGTCGACGATTTCCGGGCCGCCCTGGACCGCGCCTTCCAGCTGGCGGAGGAGGATGCCGAGCTCATGGTGACCTTCGGCGTCGTCCCGACGGAGCCCAACACCGGGTACGGATACCTTCATCGGGGCCTGCGCCTGCCCGGGGGGCAGGGGGCCTGCGATGTGCTGGAGTTCGCGGAGAAGCCCAGTCTCGAACTGGCGCGGCGATATCTGGACTCGGGCGAGTACTGGTGGAACTCCGGCATGTTCGTGTGGCGTGCCGCCACCCTCCTCGACGTGCTGGCGGAGTTGCGGCCGCGGACCCGCTCCGCCATCGAGGACCTGGTGGCCGATCCGTCGAGACTCGTCGAGATCTATCCCACGCTCGAGAAGATCTCGGTGGATTTCGCGGTGATGGAACCGGTCTCCCTCGGTCGCGCCGGCGCGCGCGTGGTGGCCGTGCCGCTGGACATCCAGTGGTACGACGTCGGCTCCTTCGAGAGTCTGGCCCCGCATCTGCCCGATGACCGGCACGGCAACCATGTCGGGGGCCTGACCGTGAGCCTCGACAGCGATGGCAACCTCCTCATCAACCAGCGCCCCAATGCGGTCCTCGCGGTCGCCGGTCTGCACCGGATGGCGGTGGTGGCCACCGACCGGGCCACTCTGGTGGTGCCCCTCTCGGAGTCCCAGAAGGTCAAGGACCTGGTGGCCGAGGTGGCGGCCCAGGTCGGGGGAGAGTTCGCGTGA
- a CDS encoding WhiB family transcriptional regulator, translating to MEDMFQVLVGTDDEAMSWQARSLCAQTDPEAFFPEKGGSTREAKQICEHCEVRAECLDYALANDERFGIWGGLSEMERRRLRRSA from the coding sequence ATGGAGGATATGTTCCAGGTGCTGGTCGGCACCGACGACGAAGCCATGTCGTGGCAGGCCCGTTCCCTGTGCGCCCAGACCGATCCGGAGGCGTTCTTCCCGGAGAAGGGCGGATCGACCCGTGAGGCGAAGCAGATCTGCGAGCACTGCGAGGTGCGCGCCGAGTGCTTGGACTACGCACTGGCCAATGACGAGCGATTCGGCATCTGGGGCGGGCTGTCCGAGATGGAGCGACGTCGGCTGAGGCGAAGCGCCTGA
- a CDS encoding glycosyltransferase family 2 protein, with product MNDQTGDAPDTGPAPTGGDVPRTAEGLTDWSIPVVPSMPVKQEDWAWAHERRPEPPTRVGADQVAAILLVHQAGEWLGRTLSRLAGLRDRPGVTIAVDMGSDDESSGLLASARRDGLIEEVLQTPADRAPGQAVAAAVGILPDVITHLWILHDDLELTPDSLHQMLVEVSRAPMADVAFPTLLRPAMRNYPEFIEEQGQTLSGTGARVLPVVDRGDIDQHQGEPARVLGGSTAGMFVSLAAWRRVGGFDPAVPIFRDGVEFGWRANEAGLVVRTAPTCAIHHRQAGRGWARDSVLAARPDLTDRLVGMRMVAARSASVSRTSLALMLQCLVRAVVLLLGKAPGRASDELRAGARLWSSRSVTIEMAERIRDFRQGCDPDDISHTERLLPTRRRMWRRIADQFAGDISDRLHPGRDADLGTSIDELTADDEFTGREHHTVLNPYSVMLVVMLVLGMVAGRSLFGSGSAVSAWLAPAPDGLSGAWSAWLGAVPGQYGGSAPWLGIAALGSVITIGQPEVFARACLLLAPLAAAMSAHHLTRRVLGLGAPAVVVASMWGLLPVITGSLARGSVTGLAMAVVIPQVALHSWRLLAPATIDIDELWGAGATSGPPDRWRSAGALAAWTAVAVSLVPVSWVLVLVVMVAAVRADRTVWRQALLALLTPLVVVSPWLVRIASAPARLITGADPLLTGTFAPRAGLWVLLGGGVSVAAVPAWASLIGVLPMWFAALWALTWLLRHRGAEGAAGRGRVIGTASVSLLAFLAAGVASRRLVGLWGTQIHPEIETWQMIGLGGLLALIATAWQGTMLAVQTDEDGAQADESDPDRAPSLGELMARWGSKVLPGVLTVGLVASSLWWAVGGAGQPLHRVSSKLPAYVTAVQDSPRRTRTLVVLVQDSGTSWNLVDSRTPGWGTGERPVISTDQRIRTDASELARAVATGDVGEDFSARLKALGVAHVWMRGARDDVVAQVSNASGLTSARADADTTVWSLDGDPSRAWSVSGRTVTQLSGTVPAGPADRRLVIAEPRDDRWKVSVGGVDLQHQDAEPSGGIGQTYRLGSASGELTWSMPNQGWVALVEVGAMLVLMIVAGPNASRRAPAPRRSMEADK from the coding sequence GTGAATGATCAGACCGGAGACGCACCGGACACAGGTCCTGCTCCGACGGGCGGGGATGTTCCTCGCACCGCCGAGGGCCTGACGGACTGGAGTATCCCGGTCGTTCCCTCGATGCCGGTGAAGCAGGAGGACTGGGCCTGGGCCCACGAGCGCCGCCCCGAGCCGCCGACCCGGGTCGGAGCCGATCAGGTGGCGGCGATCCTGCTCGTGCATCAGGCGGGGGAGTGGCTCGGACGCACTCTCTCCCGGCTCGCCGGGCTCAGGGACCGCCCGGGGGTGACGATCGCCGTCGACATGGGCTCGGATGACGAGTCCTCCGGGCTGCTCGCCTCGGCACGCCGGGACGGTCTGATCGAGGAGGTCCTGCAGACGCCGGCGGACCGGGCGCCGGGACAGGCGGTGGCGGCCGCGGTGGGGATCCTGCCCGACGTGATCACCCACCTGTGGATCCTTCACGACGACCTCGAACTCACCCCCGACAGCCTCCACCAGATGCTGGTCGAGGTGTCCCGGGCTCCGATGGCCGACGTCGCATTCCCCACCCTGCTGCGCCCCGCGATGCGCAACTATCCCGAGTTCATCGAGGAACAGGGCCAGACCCTCAGCGGCACCGGTGCCCGCGTGCTGCCGGTCGTGGACCGCGGGGACATCGATCAGCACCAGGGCGAACCGGCGCGGGTGCTCGGTGGTTCGACCGCGGGCATGTTCGTCTCCTTGGCGGCATGGCGGCGGGTCGGAGGATTCGATCCGGCGGTGCCGATCTTCCGGGACGGGGTGGAGTTCGGCTGGCGGGCCAATGAGGCCGGTCTGGTGGTGCGCACCGCGCCCACCTGCGCGATCCATCACCGGCAGGCCGGACGGGGCTGGGCCAGGGACTCGGTACTGGCCGCCAGACCCGATCTCACCGATCGACTGGTCGGCATGCGGATGGTCGCGGCGCGCTCGGCCTCCGTCAGCCGCACCAGCCTCGCTCTGATGCTCCAGTGCCTGGTGCGCGCCGTGGTGCTGCTGCTCGGGAAGGCGCCGGGACGGGCCTCCGACGAACTGCGCGCCGGTGCCCGGCTGTGGAGCAGCCGATCCGTCACGATCGAGATGGCCGAACGGATCCGGGACTTCCGGCAGGGCTGCGATCCGGACGACATCAGTCATACCGAGCGTCTGCTGCCGACCCGGCGTCGGATGTGGCGAAGGATCGCCGACCAGTTCGCCGGTGACATCTCCGACCGGCTCCATCCGGGCCGTGACGCCGATCTGGGCACCTCCATCGACGAACTCACCGCCGACGACGAGTTCACCGGCAGGGAGCACCACACCGTGCTCAACCCGTACAGCGTGATGCTCGTCGTCATGCTGGTCCTCGGCATGGTGGCCGGACGCTCGCTGTTCGGCTCCGGCTCAGCCGTGTCCGCCTGGCTGGCTCCCGCCCCGGACGGGCTGAGCGGAGCCTGGTCGGCGTGGCTGGGCGCCGTGCCCGGCCAGTACGGCGGATCTGCGCCGTGGCTGGGCATCGCGGCACTCGGCTCGGTGATCACGATCGGCCAGCCCGAGGTCTTCGCGAGGGCCTGCCTCCTGCTGGCACCACTTGCCGCGGCGATGTCGGCACACCACCTCACCCGCCGGGTGCTCGGGCTGGGGGCCCCCGCCGTCGTGGTGGCGTCGATGTGGGGCCTGCTGCCGGTGATCACCGGCAGTCTGGCCAGGGGGTCGGTCACCGGCCTCGCCATGGCCGTGGTGATTCCCCAGGTCGCGCTGCACAGCTGGCGGCTGCTCGCCCCGGCGACCATCGACATCGACGAGCTCTGGGGGGCCGGTGCCACGTCAGGTCCCCCCGACCGCTGGCGCAGCGCCGGTGCCCTCGCCGCCTGGACGGCGGTCGCGGTGAGCCTGGTCCCGGTCAGTTGGGTGCTGGTGCTGGTCGTCATGGTGGCGGCCGTCCGGGCCGACCGGACGGTGTGGCGCCAGGCCCTGCTGGCTCTGCTGACCCCCCTGGTGGTGGTGAGCCCCTGGCTGGTGCGGATCGCCTCGGCCCCTGCGCGTCTCATCACCGGCGCAGACCCGCTGCTGACCGGGACCTTCGCGCCGCGGGCCGGACTGTGGGTGCTGCTGGGCGGCGGAGTGAGTGTGGCCGCGGTGCCGGCCTGGGCCAGCCTGATCGGCGTCCTGCCGATGTGGTTCGCGGCGCTGTGGGCACTCACCTGGCTGCTGCGCCACCGGGGAGCCGAGGGGGCCGCCGGGCGCGGTCGGGTCATCGGCACGGCGTCCGTCTCACTGCTGGCATTCCTGGCAGCGGGAGTCGCGTCGCGACGCCTGGTGGGCCTGTGGGGCACCCAGATCCATCCCGAGATCGAGACCTGGCAGATGATCGGCCTGGGTGGGCTCCTCGCCCTCATCGCCACGGCCTGGCAGGGGACCATGCTGGCCGTCCAGACCGATGAGGACGGCGCGCAGGCCGACGAGAGCGACCCCGATCGGGCCCCGAGCCTGGGGGAACTCATGGCGCGATGGGGCTCCAAGGTGCTTCCCGGAGTGCTGACGGTCGGCCTGGTGGCGTCCTCCCTGTGGTGGGCGGTGGGCGGGGCCGGGCAGCCGCTGCACCGGGTGTCCTCGAAGCTTCCGGCCTATGTGACCGCGGTCCAGGACTCGCCACGTCGCACCCGCACGCTCGTGGTCCTGGTCCAGGACAGCGGCACCAGCTGGAACCTCGTCGATTCGCGCACTCCGGGCTGGGGGACCGGGGAGAGGCCGGTGATCTCCACCGACCAGCGGATCAGGACGGACGCCTCAGAACTCGCCCGGGCCGTGGCCACCGGCGATGTCGGTGAGGACTTCTCGGCCCGGCTCAAGGCGTTGGGCGTGGCCCACGTGTGGATGCGAGGGGCCAGAGACGACGTCGTCGCCCAGGTGAGCAACGCCTCCGGACTGACCTCTGCCCGGGCTGACGCGGACACGACCGTGTGGAGCCTGGACGGGGACCCGTCGAGAGCCTGGTCGGTCTCGGGACGCACCGTCACGCAACTGTCCGGGACTGTTCCGGCAGGGCCGGCCGACCGCCGGCTCGTGATCGCCGAACCCCGTGATGACCGTTGGAAGGTGAGTGTCGGCGGTGTCGATCTCCAACACCAGGACGCGGAACCCTCGGGGGGCATCGGGCAGACCTACCGACTGGGTTCGGCGTCCGGCGAGCTGACCTGGTCGATGCCGAACCAGGGATGGGTCGCCCTGGTGGAGGTGGGCGCGATGCTCGTCCTGATGATCGTTGCCGGACCGAACGCCTCACGGCGCGCTCCGGCTCCCCGACGCTCGATGGAGGCGGACAAGTGA
- a CDS encoding DUF5719 family protein, whose translation MRPRRAAEDPRDEADEPPEQVSPGPRRVTGGRPAVEEPAAAEGSRTRRSWFGPLRAGLFGVVALAVGLGASVIPSQQADTQVVPGVTPGQTLVCQPSLEKASMAVGSTSPSLQVGELTGEPTDLRMPAAASIGTGARLVRSVTGQGRPVATTLSTVGSGAAATSTMSPCTTAATGGTLIVADPSSADIIVTNPDSEEATVDVSLSGAKGAIDSEGSRGITVPARSSKALPLSVWATGTSPVSATVRAESGRIVASARTGGSGGREAYPMSQASQGLLLPAVPAGATSAELLLSNPGSSRTTVSVKALASGGAFTPEGADQVQVDPQTTIAVDMSKALAGEAVALQVSADSPVAAQLMSVKGSDRAMAVPAGSGTRLQSALPAGGTLAVSNPSQQAAQFTGSFTTTAGKKVAVSGSVAPGATFTKDLGSDVGFLQITATRSVTAGVWTARNGLSSVPLSLVAGAVKGPRMGIDPQLS comes from the coding sequence GTGAGACCACGCAGAGCCGCAGAGGATCCTCGCGACGAGGCCGACGAGCCGCCGGAGCAGGTCTCGCCCGGGCCGCGCAGGGTCACCGGAGGCCGGCCGGCCGTGGAGGAACCGGCCGCCGCCGAGGGATCCCGGACCCGGCGCTCGTGGTTCGGTCCACTACGGGCGGGCCTCTTCGGGGTGGTCGCCCTGGCCGTGGGTCTGGGCGCCTCCGTGATCCCCTCCCAGCAGGCCGACACCCAGGTCGTTCCCGGTGTCACACCGGGCCAGACCCTGGTCTGCCAGCCGTCGCTCGAGAAGGCGTCGATGGCGGTCGGCTCGACGAGCCCGAGTCTGCAGGTCGGCGAGTTGACCGGGGAGCCCACCGACCTCCGGATGCCGGCGGCGGCGTCGATCGGGACCGGCGCGCGTCTGGTGCGCTCGGTGACCGGTCAGGGCCGGCCGGTGGCCACGACACTGTCGACGGTCGGATCGGGGGCGGCCGCCACCTCGACGATGAGCCCGTGCACGACCGCGGCGACCGGCGGCACTCTCATCGTCGCCGACCCGAGCTCCGCGGACATCATCGTCACCAACCCCGACTCCGAGGAGGCCACGGTCGACGTGAGCCTCAGCGGGGCCAAGGGCGCGATCGACAGCGAGGGCTCCCGGGGGATCACGGTGCCGGCCAGATCCAGCAAGGCCCTCCCGCTGTCGGTGTGGGCGACCGGTACCAGTCCGGTCTCGGCGACCGTCCGCGCCGAGTCGGGCCGGATCGTGGCGTCCGCACGCACCGGCGGTTCCGGCGGTCGGGAGGCCTATCCGATGTCGCAGGCCTCCCAGGGCCTGTTGCTGCCGGCCGTCCCGGCCGGGGCCACCTCGGCGGAACTGCTGCTGTCGAACCCCGGCAGTTCGCGGACCACCGTGTCGGTGAAGGCGCTGGCCTCAGGGGGAGCGTTCACCCCGGAGGGGGCCGATCAGGTCCAGGTGGACCCGCAGACCACCATCGCCGTCGACATGAGCAAGGCCCTGGCCGGGGAGGCGGTGGCCCTTCAGGTCAGCGCCGACAGCCCGGTGGCAGCCCAGTTGATGAGTGTCAAGGGTTCCGATCGGGCGATGGCCGTGCCCGCGGGTTCTGGCACGAGGCTGCAGTCGGCGCTCCCGGCCGGGGGCACCCTGGCGGTCTCGAACCCCTCGCAGCAGGCGGCGCAGTTCACGGGTTCGTTCACCACCACCGCCGGCAAGAAGGTGGCCGTCAGCGGTTCGGTGGCGCCCGGAGCCACCTTCACCAAGGATCTGGGGTCTGACGTCGGCTTCCTGCAGATCACCGCCACGCGTTCGGTGACAGCCGGGGTCTGGACCGCCCGCAATGGGCTCTCATCGGTGCCGCTGAGCCTGGTGGCGGGTGCGGTGAAGGGCCCCAGAATGGGCATCGATCCCCAGCTGTCCTAG